The window TCCAGTTAACGGTCATAGAATTTGTTCTCACAGTGCAAAGAATAAAATTTATACTATAAGAGAACTACATGTAGTCGTCCATAAGAAGTGGGACTAGTAACCTAGAAAATAAGATATATTACCTACTTAACATAGACTGATATGCTTAAATTTTTTTCTCTATTGCCAATATATACGAGATAAATCCTTAATTGTACATAGAGAGTTTCCATCCAAAAGAATGGAGAGAAAGTACCTTCAAGCCAACAGCTCCACCTCCATAAGAGTCGTACTGCACCGTGCGCATTAGCTTCACTGCCATGCCAGTTACTATTTCACCATTCACTAATTTCACTTCATTGTCCTATTTCTTCAGCGGCAGTATTTAAAATGATTGAGGACGACTATTAAGCAATATTTTGCATTTAAATGTTTGAAAATTGGTGCTAGTCATCGTTTCCTCCTTCCGTGTATATATAGTCAACCGTGTATATATAGTCGTTGGCATATCCATTGTCACTAGTTAAAAAACTAAGGTCGAAAATTGAAATTGCTTTGAATCATGGAAATAGTCAATTGTTGCCTTGTTGGAATGGTGTACCTTGATTGCGAAGAGATCATATAGTGGATTGTCAACCGTTTGAATCCATTCTCTTGAAGATCAAGTTGTGTATTCAAATGTAATAAGCAAAATAAACATATTAAAATTGAAGAAAGCAGCTGTATTTCATCTTGGACCATTTGGGCCTATTCAAACAAAATTGTCATTTCCTAGGGAACTCACCTTTCTCTAGAGTCGAAGCGAGAACGTTATGATCGGAAGAACATCGCGTGTTATTATTGATCATTCTTTCAAACAGGGAAAAGTAAAGCTTTTTATTCAGAGAATTGCACACTAAAGCTGACTGGACTTTAACCAGTGAGAAGTTTGAACAATAATTTGATGTACTCTTAATGGTAAAATTTCAATAACGGTTTGAGAATATTACTACAAAATTTTAATGCCAGTTCGAATAGAGTTTAACCTCATCCTCTTGGAGATTAGCCTTTTGTTTTTTGGACAAGCTTCTCGGAGATTGGCTAATTCCACTTGTTTTGAAAGCGGGAACTCTGAGTTATGTCAAGCTTTTGATCTACTTGTGTTTACCCCATCTACTGCAGAGGGTTCTTTTACTGATCTGGGTGCACCTCATGCTTAGACAGGATGGTTTTTCTATAACTTGAGTAATTTCCTCAATCAACATTTGGATTTATCATCTTTTACTTTGAAGCTTAATTATGTGCGCTTTATATTTACTGAAAACTTTTCTTCTTAATGGTAATGCTAATCTATGTTCAATTTCATGTATAAAGCGTATTCAGATAACCTCGTTTTAACCTCAAACTACCAGTTTTACTTCTGGATTTTTAGCCTGTCGAAGTTATTTCTTAACTTTTTCTGGTATTGCACCATCAGGCATCAGCCATTTCATTTTACACATTGCTCTAAAACCACCCGCATTTTATAATGAAAGGCTACAGCTATACTATAGGGTCTAAGGCATTACCTTCCCGAAAGAATGCTTATACATAGTGGCTGTAAAGGTAAAAAAACCAAAAATTACGTTACAATACATTAAGTGGTAGGCACATTACAGACACAATCATTGAGGCGATTTCCAATCTTGCTGATTACTTCGAATAGATTCAGATTGATTGATCTACATCTATTGGCGTAATCCTTAATGCTCTGAATGCTCAGTGAGACACCAATATTGCCACATTTAGATCGACTGAAAGACAATAATTTTATATCTCCACAATGATCTTCCCCGTGGCATGTCCATCAAGGCTCTTGGCCCAAGCATCTTGCGCCTTGCTTAGAGGATGCTTGGAGTCAAATACAGTCTTAAGCTTCCCTTCCTTTACCAACCGGACAAGCAACTTCAGTTCCTTATCTCCTTTAGGAATCAAAATCAATGGCAGCAACTGCTTTTTGGAGAAGGTCAATTTTTTCAATACATAGGTGCACATTGAACTAGGCCCGGGAGTCAGATCAATGACCCTGCCTGTGTCACTCAAATTAGGCTCAAATGTTGACCAGGAAATTCCTCTAGCACAGTGAACCACTACATCATATTTGTGGCCTGATGGACTCTTAAGAGCTGCTCCTTCTGGCGTCGTGTAGTCAAGAACGTCATCTGCTCCCAAACTCTTTACGAAATCAATGTTACGAGCTCCACATGTCCCTGTAACATGAGTATTACCTAGCTTTGCCAATTGAACAGCATAGTGTCCAACACCACCCGAGGCAGCCGTGACAAGAATGTTCATACGCGGTCCACTTCCGTCTAGTTTGAGTCCAGCAACATCAACAAGGGCCTTGTGTGCTGTAAGAGCAGCAATTGGAAGTCCTGCACCTTCAGCAGCCGATACCTCTTCTGGCCTTGGAACAGTCAAGCTCTCCTTTGCAACTGCATACTCGGCCAATCCGCCTCCAATCTGTTTTTAAGCACAcgaatttttttatgttttgtgcATTGACATTTTAAAGAATGTTTCACTATCAAATTAAGCTGACCTAGAATAATATGGTAGCCTGAAAAATAGTGTAATAACTTGCAATACCCGGTTAAATTGCACTAGTGTAGTGTAATAATTCTTTACACTTAACTCATCATGTTAAAGCAAAAAGAAACACTAAAAACAATGCAAGGGAAACACTCAAAAGGGATGGGAATCGGACTTACAAGTGTATTAAGAAGTGCCACAACTTTGTCACCAGCCTTAAATTTTACAACATTGGGTCCAACTTGTACAACCTCCCCTGCTACATCAGTACCTGCACTTCATTATGTCAGTTTTAAAAGTGCATATTGTCCTCATTTTGTATTCTGATGAAGAGATTATAtgtcataaattaataaattattgAACTTACCAGGTATTACGGGAAATTTGCGAGGAATAAAAGGACGAGCCACACCTTTCTGAAATCTCAAGTCTAATGGATTTAAGCTTGTTGCTTCCAACTTTAGCAACACCTCATCCTTGCCTGGAGTAGGCACTGGAACTTCAACATGCTGCAACAGGCAATACATGTGCATCAATCAAAATTTGGATATTTCGTCACTGTACAAATACTTACACACCCAAATATGTACCCCTTCCGGGGTCCGTGTAACATAGGCTTTATTCATGTCATCATAAAATGGAAATCGAAATTTTTATGCTTGAGTTACAAATAATATAAAGGGCTTATGGTGACGTAGGGTAGCAAGGTTTTGATGAAATAATTAAAGTACGCGCAAGTTGACCGAACAACATCgtctaaaataataataataataatcatataCAGGGAGTTTCCATTCAAAAGAAATGTAGAGCAAATACCTTCAAGCCAGCAGCCCCGCCTCCATAAGAATCGTACTGGACTGCGCGCATTAACTCAGCCATGATTGCTAATTCTTCATTCAAACTAATTTAACTTCGCCATCCTACTACTTCAGAAGCAGTATTTAAACTGAGATTGGGAACTAACGCATGTTGAAAAGTGGTGCTAGTTAGTGTTTCCTACCAACGTTGAAGCAAATATTCTAAGTCTTCAATTGTTGAAAAGTCGTGATAGTCAGAGTTTCCTCCTTTCCTACTACTTGCCTAGGTGAATAGTCCTCCTTTAGAGTCGTGGCATAACGATTATCACTTGTTACAAAACTAGTTTACTGTATTGACTAGTCGAAATATCACTTGTTGCCATGTTGGAGTTTTGTACCTTGAGTATTAATGATTGAGAAGAGATCATATTATGGATTCTCAACAAATCTAATCCATTTTCTTGAAGATCATCATGATGTATACAAACGCAGGCATACAGACAAATCTAAACAAAATAAACATATTAATTAAGATTGAATAAAGCATTTGTATTTCATTTATTTCACTGTTGGATCGCTTTGGGCCTATTTGAACAAAAAAATGACATTATCTTAACTACATGTTTTTACCATTTCTAATCAATCTTGTGAGTGATTTAGAAGAAGATCATGTCGATAGCAAATTCTATGCACCCTGTGCAGCTTATTGTATTGTATAGGATATGTTGAGCCTCTTAACGTGGCCTAGGACTAAACGGTAGTTGAATAAGTGGTAGAGTAAGTGGCAGAGTTCCGTAGGCTTAAACGCTCCATTGAACCATGTGGTCCATACCCagtagaaaataaaacaaaaaggaaacaaaaagaaaggagaaatgatgGCAAAACAAGTCTTCGAGTTGGCAACCAATTAGCTCTGAAAATTGCATAGTGCAAATTGCAGATTGAAATTGGTTAATATGGGCGGCTATTCTTTCAATTCAAGGGGAGCTTCGACTCTCATTTCTGACCCACCAATTTCATAGAAACATATCTGAGAGTTAAAATCGGACCGATTTTATGATTGTTATGACATTTCACGGCTCGTCTTCAGAAGGTTCGAGGCACAACTAGAGGTTCGACCTCGAGGGTTCCCAATGACCAACCTCAGGGCAACGTAAATCGATGACTATCTTGGATAAGCGGGAAGTTCCCAAGGAACGTACTCAAAGCTGACAACA is drawn from Nicotiana tabacum cultivar K326 chromosome 22, ASM71507v2, whole genome shotgun sequence and contains these coding sequences:
- the LOC107794056 gene encoding chloroplast envelope quinone oxidoreductase homolog, which translates into the protein MAELMRAVQYDSYGGGAAGLKHVEVPVPTPGKDEVLLKLEATSLNPLDLRFQKGVARPFIPRKFPVIPGTDVAGEVVQVGPNVVKFKAGDKVVALLNTLIGGGLAEYAVAKESLTVPRPEEVSAAEGAGLPIAALTAHKALVDVAGLKLDGSGPRMNILVTAASGGVGHYAVQLAKLGNTHVTGTCGARNIDFVKSLGADDVLDYTTPEGAALKSPSGHKYDVVVHCARGISWSTFEPNLSDTGRVIDLTPGPSSMCTYVLKKLTFSKKQLLPLILIPKGDKELKLLVRLVKEGKLKTVFDSKHPLSKAQDAWAKSLDGHATGKIIVEI